The Nocardioides ochotonae genome segment CCCGCCGACGTGGCCGACTTCCAGCAGGCGGCGGACATGGTGCAGCAGGCGATCGACACGTTCGGCGGCCTCGACATCCTGGTGAACAACGCCGGGTTCGTGCGCGACCGGATGCTCGTCAACACCTCCGAGGAGGAGTGGGACGCCGTCATCCGCGTGCACCTCAAGGGCCACTTCGCGCCGCTGCGCCACGCCGGCGCGTACTGGCGTGCGGAGGGCAAGGCCGGCCGCACCCGCGCCGCCCGCGTCATCAACACCTCCTCCGGCGCCGGCCTGCAGGGCAGCATCGGGCAGACGACGTACTCGGCCGCGAAGGCCGGCATCGCCGCGATGACGCTGGTCGCCGCCGCCGAGATGGGCCGCTACGGCGTCACCGTCAACGCGATCGCGCCGTCGGCGCGCACCCGCATGACCGAGGGCCCGTTCGCCGACAAGATGGCGGCGCCCGAGGGCGGCTTCGACGTCATGCACCCCGGCAACGTCTCCCCGGTCGTGGCCTGGCTGGCCAGCGAGGACGCCGCGGACGTCACCGGTCGCGTGATCGAGGTCGAGGGTGGCCGGATCTGCGTCGAGGAGGGCTGGCGCCACGGCCCGGCGACCGACCTGGGCAAGCGCTGGGACGCCGGCGCCGTCGGTGCCGAGGTCCGCTCGCTGCTCGGCCAGGCGCAGACCCCCGAGCCGGTGTACGGCGCATGAGCCACGCCGGTGAGTGGGCGGGTCGCCACCTCGGCGAGCGCACCGTGGCCTGGAGCGACCGGGACCCGATCCTGTTCGCGCTGGCCATCGGCGCGCGGCCCGAGCAGCTCGACCTCGTCTTCGAGGACCGGCTGCGGGTGCTGCCGTCGTTCGCGCTCACGCTCGCGCAGTGGGCGCCCGACGTGCTCGGCTCCGGTGGCGCCTTCGACGTCGGCACGGCCGTGCACGGCTCGCAGCGCCTCGACGTGCTCGCGCCGATGCCCGCCAGCGGTGAGCTGACGATGTCGGCCCGCGTCGGCGACGTGTGGGACAAGGGTGGCGCTGCGGTCTTCGACGTGACGGTGGAGAGCGACTACTTCGCCGCGACCTGGTCGATCTTCGCGCCCGGCTGCGGCGGCTTCGGCGGCGAGCGCGGGCCGAGCCGTCCGCCGGCACGCACCGAGGAGCCGACCTGGACCCGCGAGCTGCCGGTGGCCGCCAACGCGGCGGCGCTCTACCGCCTGCTCGGCGACCGTCACCACATCCACATCGACCCCGAGGCGGCGGCCGGGATCGGGCAGCCCCGCCCGATCCTGCACGGCCTCGCCACGCTGGCCGCGGCCACCCTGGCGGCGGCCGACGCGGCCGGCGCCCACCCGGCGGACCTGACCCGCCTCGAGGGCCGCTTCGCGGGCCCGGTCTTCCCGGGGGAGACCCTAGCGGTCCGCGGCTGGGCCGACGGCGGCTTCGAGGTCGCCTCCGAGCGCGGCACCGCGATCGACGCGGGGCTCGCGGTCTTCGGCTGACGCCCGTCCGCACGACCCGTGCCGGTCCGGCGCGGGAGACACCGAGGAGGAGCGAGATGAAGACACTGGTGATCGGTGGTGCCGGGATGATCGGCGGCCACGTCGCGACGCTGCTGGCCGACCGTGGCCACGAGGTGAGCGTCGCCGGCCGTTCGGCGCCAGAGCCGGGCTCGCTGGTGGAGTCCTTCGACTTCCTCCCCGGCGACTACGCCGACGGGGGCTTCTCCGAGGCCGAGCTCGAGGGCTTCGAGGCCCTGGTCTTCTGCGCCGGGCAGGACGTGCGGCACGCGGGTGCGGACGGCGGCGACGCGGAGTTCTGGGCGCGCTACCAGAGCGACGGCGTGCCGCAGCTGATGCAGCGCGCCAAGCGGGCCGGCGTACGCCGGGCGGTGCAGGTCGGCAGCTACTACCACATGGTCCGCCCGGACCTGGTGGAGTCGAACCCCTACGTGCGGGCCCGCCAGCTGGCCGACGATCGCTCGCGCGAGCTCGCTGACGCGGACTTCCACGTCTCGACGCTCAACCCGCCGTCGATCGTCGGGATGATCCCCGGGGTCGCGGTGCGGCGCTTCGCCAAGCAGCTGGCCTGGGGCCGGGGCGAGCTGACCGCGAAGGTCCCCGACCACGCACCGGCGGGCGGCACCAACTACATGTCGGTGCGCTCGCTGGCCGAGGCCGTCGACGGGGCGCTGGAGCGGGCCGAGCCCGGGGCGGCGTACCTCATCGGGGACGTCAACCTGAGCTACCGCGACTACTTCCAGATCATCTTCGACCTCAGCGGGGGCGGCCGGGTGCTCGAGGAGCGCGACGAGCCGCACCCGTTCATGCCGGACTCGATGATCGTGCCGGGGCGCGGCGCGGTGATCGCCTACGAGCCGGACCCGGCGGTCGTGACGCTGCTGGGCTACCGCCGCGACGACGTGCGCCCGATGCTCGCCGAGATGGCCGCGGCCGCGGAGTCGGGCGCCGGGAACGCCGGACGATGACCGCGGCTGCGCCTCCGCGGCGCACCGCCCTGGTGACCGGCGCGAGCCGCGGCATCGGCAAGCAGGTCGCGCTCGCGCTGGCCCGCGCCGGCTTCGACGTCGCCTTCACCGCGCGGACCGTGCGCGAGGGCGAGGGCGTCGTGCCGCCGCGCACCCAGCGCGAGGGCGACCGGGCGATCGCGGTGCCCGGCAGCCTGGACAGCACCGCCGCGGAGGTGGCGGCGCTCGGGGTGCGGGCACTGCCGGTGCCGATGGACCTCACCGACCTGGCGAGCGTGCGGGCCGCGGCGCGCACCGTGCTGGACGCCTGGGGCCGCGTCGACGTGCTCGTCAACAACGCGATCCTGCACGTGCCCCACGCGCGGCTGCTCGAGCTCGATCTCGACGCGCTCACGCGCAGTCTCACCGCCAACCACGTGCACCAGCTCGCCCTGGTGCAGGAGATGGTGCCGGCGATGGTGGCCCAGGGCGGCGGCACGATCGTCGACCTGTGGTCCGGCTCGATCCGCAACGACCCGCCCGCGCCGCCCGGCGAGGGCGGCTGGGGACTGGCCTACTCCTCGGCCAAGGCCGCCTTCGGGCGGATCGCCGGCGCGATCAACGCGGAGTACCGCGAGGCCGGGGTGCGCGCGTTCAACGTCGACCCGGGGTTCGTGGTCACCGAGGCAGCCGCGGCGCGCGGCGGCACCGACCGGATCGCGGCGCACGGGGTGGACACCGTGGCCGAGGACACCGCCGGCCGGGCGATCGCGTGGCTGGCCACCAGTCCGGAGGCCGATGCCCACCTGGGGACGGTGGTCCGCGCCGCGCGGGTGGTCGAGCAGCTCGGCTGAGCTCCCGGCAACAGGCTCAGGGCAACAGGCTCAGGGCAGCAGGCGCCGGGTGGCGTCCTCGAGGACGTCGCCCGCCTCGCCGGCGTCGCGACCGGCCGCGACGCCGGTCATCGCCCCGAGGAAGAGCATCGAGAGGATCCGCGACGCGGACTCGATGGCCTCCTCGTCGTGTCCGGCGGTGTCGCCCGCTCGCAGGGTGGTGCCGATCCAGGCGGCCTTCTCGGGCCCGAAGCCGGCCTGCCCGTCGATCGCGAGCAGGGTCGGTGCGCTGGCGACCCAGGCGCGGTAGAGCGCCTGGTAGAGCAGCGGCTTCGCGGCCGCCTCGCGCAGGATCCGGCGGAACACCACGGTCAGCCGGTCGGCGGGGCTGCGCCCGGCGGGGGTCCGCTCGCGCACGTCGGCGGTCGAGCGCGCGCCGAGGGCGAGCAGCGCCTCGGTCAGCAGCTCGTCCTTGGAGCTCACGTGCTGGTACGCCGTCGGCACCGACACCCCGGCGTGCGCGGCGACCGGGCGGATGCCGACCGCGTCGTACCCGCCCTCGGTGGCGAGCTCGATCGCGGCCTGGATGAGGCGCTCCCGGGTCGCGGCGCGCGCGGGGGAGAGCACACGCCGCACGACCTGTCCCTGCTGCTCCATGTCCGGGAGTGTAGGGGGAGATCAGACGGGTGTCATCCTGCTGGATAGACGGATGGTTGACACATGTCTATCGGACCGTCAGGATCAGCTGACCGAGCCACCCGACCCCAGGAGGAGTCCCATGGACCTGCGCGAGACCCCGGCGCAGACCGAGCTGCGCCGCGAGCTGCGGGCGTACTTCGCCCAGCTGCTCCCCGCCGACGAGCGCCGCGAGGTCGGCGAGGCCGGCGCCGGTGGCCCCCGCTTCCGTGAGGTGGTCCGGATGCTCGGCCGCGACGGCTGGCTGGGCGTCGGCTGGCCCACGGAGTACGGCGGGCGCGGCCTGGGTGCCGAGGAGCAGTTCATCTTCTACGACGAGGTGCAGCGCGCCGGCGTGCCGTTCCCCCTGGTCACGATCAACACCGTCGGGCCGACGCTGATGGCGTTCGGCACCGAGGAGCAGAAGGCGAAGTACCTGCCCGGCATGCTCACCGGCGACATCGTCTTCGCGATCGGCTACACCGAGCCCGAGGCCGGCACCGACCTCGCCTCGGTGCGCACCCGCGCGGTGCGCGACGACGCCAGCGGCGAGTGGGTCGTCGACGGACAGAAGATCTTCACCACCGGCGGCAACACCGCCGACTACGTGTGGCTGGCCTGCCGCACCGACCCCGAGGCGCCCAAGCACCGCGGC includes the following:
- a CDS encoding SDR family NAD(P)-dependent oxidoreductase, encoding MTAAAPPRRTALVTGASRGIGKQVALALARAGFDVAFTARTVREGEGVVPPRTQREGDRAIAVPGSLDSTAAEVAALGVRALPVPMDLTDLASVRAAARTVLDAWGRVDVLVNNAILHVPHARLLELDLDALTRSLTANHVHQLALVQEMVPAMVAQGGGTIVDLWSGSIRNDPPAPPGEGGWGLAYSSAKAAFGRIAGAINAEYREAGVRAFNVDPGFVVTEAAAARGGTDRIAAHGVDTVAEDTAGRAIAWLATSPEADAHLGTVVRAARVVEQLG
- a CDS encoding TetR/AcrR family transcriptional regulator → MEQQGQVVRRVLSPARAATRERLIQAAIELATEGGYDAVGIRPVAAHAGVSVPTAYQHVSSKDELLTEALLALGARSTADVRERTPAGRSPADRLTVVFRRILREAAAKPLLYQALYRAWVASAPTLLAIDGQAGFGPEKAAWIGTTLRAGDTAGHDEEAIESASRILSMLFLGAMTGVAAGRDAGEAGDVLEDATRRLLP
- a CDS encoding NAD-dependent epimerase/dehydratase family protein: MKTLVIGGAGMIGGHVATLLADRGHEVSVAGRSAPEPGSLVESFDFLPGDYADGGFSEAELEGFEALVFCAGQDVRHAGADGGDAEFWARYQSDGVPQLMQRAKRAGVRRAVQVGSYYHMVRPDLVESNPYVRARQLADDRSRELADADFHVSTLNPPSIVGMIPGVAVRRFAKQLAWGRGELTAKVPDHAPAGGTNYMSVRSLAEAVDGALERAEPGAAYLIGDVNLSYRDYFQIIFDLSGGGRVLEERDEPHPFMPDSMIVPGRGAVIAYEPDPAVVTLLGYRRDDVRPMLAEMAAAAESGAGNAGR
- a CDS encoding MaoC/PaaZ C-terminal domain-containing protein, which translates into the protein MSHAGEWAGRHLGERTVAWSDRDPILFALAIGARPEQLDLVFEDRLRVLPSFALTLAQWAPDVLGSGGAFDVGTAVHGSQRLDVLAPMPASGELTMSARVGDVWDKGGAAVFDVTVESDYFAATWSIFAPGCGGFGGERGPSRPPARTEEPTWTRELPVAANAAALYRLLGDRHHIHIDPEAAAGIGQPRPILHGLATLAAATLAAADAAGAHPADLTRLEGRFAGPVFPGETLAVRGWADGGFEVASERGTAIDAGLAVFG
- a CDS encoding SDR family oxidoreductase gives rise to the protein MAGILQGRVAIVTGAGRGLGREHALELARQGAAVVVNDYGVSLAGEGTGETPAESVVAEIVAAGGQAVANPADVADFQQAADMVQQAIDTFGGLDILVNNAGFVRDRMLVNTSEEEWDAVIRVHLKGHFAPLRHAGAYWRAEGKAGRTRAARVINTSSGAGLQGSIGQTTYSAAKAGIAAMTLVAAAEMGRYGVTVNAIAPSARTRMTEGPFADKMAAPEGGFDVMHPGNVSPVVAWLASEDAADVTGRVIEVEGGRICVEEGWRHGPATDLGKRWDAGAVGAEVRSLLGQAQTPEPVYGA